Within the Bradyrhizobium ottawaense genome, the region CTGGCGATCGTCGTGATCGGCGGCATGCGCAGCATGCTCGGTCCGACGCTCGGCACGCTGTTCTTCGTCCTGTTCCGCGAACTGTTTTCGATCTGGACGCCGAACTGGCTGCTCTGGTTCGGGCTGATCTTCATCGCCTTCGTGATGTACTCGCCGGGCGGCCTCGTCGGCATCTGGGCAACGCTTGCCAGGCGCTGGTGGCCGGCGCCGGAAGAGACCGCCGCCATGAGCCGGCGCAAGATCTATGACGGACTGCCGCTGCCGGGCTTTCTGTTGCCCCAGGGACTCGCCGGTATTGTGCTGGAGGTCAGCGGCGTCTCGAAAACCTTCGGCGGCATCCGCGCCGTCACCAATGCCAGCCTCAAGATCGGTGCCGGTGAAATTCATGCGCTGATCGGCCCGAACGGCGCCGGCAAGACCACGCTGTTCAACCTGATCTCGGGCCTGTTTCCGACCGATAACGGCACCATCAAGCTCAACGGCCGCGAGATCCAGGGCGTGCCGTCGGACCTGATATGCCATCGGGGCCTGGCGCGCTCGTTCCAGATCACCAACCTGTTCAAGGGCCTGTCGATCTACGAGAACCTGCGGCTGTCGCTGCAGGCGCGCAGCGACATGCGGTTCAATCTCTGGCGCGACATCGATAGCTACGAGGGCATCCACGCCGAGACGGCGGAGCTTGTAAAATTCCTAGGGCTCGAAGGTATCGAGACCATCGAAGGCGGCGAGCTTTCCTATGGCGGCCAGCGGCTGGTCGATCTCGGCATCGCGCTCGGCTCCAAGCCGCAGGTGTTGCTGCTGGATGAACCGCTGGCGGGCCTCGCCGCCGCCGAGCGCGAACGCGTCTCGAACCTCGTCAGGAACATCGCCGCCAACATTCCGGTCCTGATCGTCGAGCACGACATCGACCGCGTGCTCGGCTTCTCGCACCAAGTCACCGTGATGAACCAGGGTGAAGTGCTGATGACCGGTACCCCTGACGCCGTGCGCGCCGACCGAAAGGTGCAGGAGATCTATACCGGCACCGGCGTGCCCGAAGTCGAACACAGCCGCGGCGAGGCGGCCCACGCAGGCGCCGCACCGGTACTCCGGTTCGAACGCGTCAATGCGTTCTACGGCAAGAGCCATATCCTGCACGACGCCACGCTGGATGTCCGCGAAGGCGAAATCGTCGCCTTGCTCGGTCGCAACGGCGCCGGCAAGTCGACGCTGCTGAAGACGCTCGCCGGCCTCGTGCCGCTGTCGTCGGGCGAAATCGAATATGCCGGTGCCGACATTTCCCGCCTGCCGGCGCCCGATATCGCGCGCGCCGGGATCGGCTATGTCCCGCAGGGCCGCGGCCTGTTCGCGGGCATGACGGTGCGGGAAAATCTCTCGCTCGGCCGCCTCGCCCGCAAGACCGACGGCAGCAACGGCGTGGTGTGGAACGAGGAGCAGGTTCTCAATTATTTCCCACGGCTGCGCGAGCGCATGGACGTCGCGGCGGACTACCTCTCCGGCGGCGAGCAGCAGATGGTGGCGGTGGCGCGCGCGATGTCGGGGAATGTCAAACTGCTGCTGCTGGACGAGCCCTTTGAAGGCCTGGCGCCGGCGGTGATTCTCGAACTGTTCAAAGTGTTCGACCAGCTACGGCAGCACATTTCCATCGTGATCGTCGAACACAATCTCGATCTGGTGCTGGCCCTCGCCGACCGCGTCTTCGCGCTCGAGCGCGGCGCGGTGTTTCATCAGGGGCCGGCGGGTCCGCTGCTGACCGATCTCGAATACCGCAAGAAGATCCTGTGGCTGTGATTCTCACCGTCATTGCGAGGAGCGAAGCGACGAAGCAATCCACTCTTTCTTTCTACTTGAAGAAAGATGGATTGCTTCGCTGCGCTCGCAATGACGGCCTATTATTCATGGAGGCAATCATGCGAATTTTAATGGCGGCAGTAATATCCGGCGTCATGATCCTGGGCGCCGCCAGCGCGCATGCAGCCGACGGCAACATGACCATCGCGGTGTTCACCAAGAACTTGACCAACCCGGCCTACGAAGCCTTCCGCATCGCCGCCGACCAGATCGCGCGCACCACCGGCGCGAAGGTCGTGCACTACGTACCGAAGCAGCCTGACAATGTCGCCGAGCAGAAAGCGATGGTGGATCAGGTGATCAAGGACCGGCCGGATGCCGTCATCTTCATTCCGGTCGACGACCTCGCCATGATCGATTCCGTGAAGAAGCTCAACGACGCCAAAATCCCGGTGGTGCTGGTTTCCAATCCGCTCCCCGGCAGCTTCGTCACCTATGTCGGCGCCGACGATTTCGAGATCGGCTATCGCGAGGCGCGCTATCTGTTCGACAACATGGGCGGCAAGGGCAAGATCGTCGTCATCGAGGGCACGCCGGCGGCACCGACCAACCGCGAGCGCGTCCGCGGCTACCAGCGCGCCTTCGCCGAATCTCCCGGCATCGAAGTGCTCGGCTCCGGCGTCGGCAACTACCAGCAGCCCGACGCCAGGCGCGTGATGGAGAAATTGCTGGCCGAACATCCGCAGATCGATGCCGTACTCTCAGCCAATGACAGCATGGCGCTGGGCGTGCTGGAAGCCCTGAAGGCCGCCAACCGCACCGCGATCGTGATCGGCATCAACGGTATCCTTCCGGCCGTGAAACAGATCGAGACCGGCGCAATCCTCGCCACCGTCGATTCAACATGTTCAAGATCGGCTGCACCGCGACGCGGGCGGCGGTGCGTTACCTCAAGCGCGAGCCGCTGCCGGACAAGGTGCTGCTGCCGGCCGAGGTCATCGACAAGACCAACTTCAAGGCGTGGCTGGTGCCGGTCGATCAGCGCGCCTGCCCGGAATGGAGCGAGGTCGCGCGCTGAAGATTCGCCGGCTCCAGTCGGGCTTCTATTGCGTACAGAGGTCCGATATCCTGCCTCTGAACAAGAAAAAGACTGGGAGGGGGACCAACTGATGAGCGCCTCAGGGATATGCCGTGCACTCCTTGTCGTCTGTCTGGCACTGGCAACGTCGCCGATGGCGCGCGCGGAGGAATATCCGACGCGCACGATCAAGATGATCGTGCCGACCGGCGCCGGCGGCATCACCGATATTCTGGCGCGGCTGGTCGGAAAGCATATCAGCGAGCAGCTTGGTCAGCCCGTCATCATCGACAACCGCACGGGCGCCGGCGGCACCATCGGAACCCGGGCCGTCGCCCAGGCCGAGCCCGACGGCTACACCTTGCTGATGGTGTTTCCGAGCCATGCGGCCAATCCGGCGCTCTATGCCAAGTTGCCCTACGACAGCGAGAAGGACTTTGCGCCGATTTCGATGGTGACGAGGGTCAGCGAAATCCTGCTGGTGCCGAACACATCGCCGGCGAAGTCGGTCAGGGAATTGGTCGAACTGGCGCGCAAGGAGCCGCTCAAC harbors:
- a CDS encoding branched-chain amino acid ABC transporter ATP-binding protein/permease; this translates as MNTTSPSVKYRPLLLAALAVIALPFGLHLLGLSLNTGTMVVALAIAAMGLNLCVGYTGLVSFGHGTWFGIGAYAAGLIQLHWFRGEIWLPLLLSMAVVAVASTLTGIIILRRRGVYFSLLTLALAALTYTTAFRWSNLTGGEDGLGGLKRGHLGPLNLDDTLNYYIVVSVLCLGVLYLLLRLVRSPFGHVLMAIRENQLRATFQGYPVDRYKLGVFVISAVVTGFAGGLIGFQNYLVSAEAVSVPFSGELLAIVVIGGMRSMLGPTLGTLFFVLFRELFSIWTPNWLLWFGLIFIAFVMYSPGGLVGIWATLARRWWPAPEETAAMSRRKIYDGLPLPGFLLPQGLAGIVLEVSGVSKTFGGIRAVTNASLKIGAGEIHALIGPNGAGKTTLFNLISGLFPTDNGTIKLNGREIQGVPSDLICHRGLARSFQITNLFKGLSIYENLRLSLQARSDMRFNLWRDIDSYEGIHAETAELVKFLGLEGIETIEGGELSYGGQRLVDLGIALGSKPQVLLLDEPLAGLAAAERERVSNLVRNIAANIPVLIVEHDIDRVLGFSHQVTVMNQGEVLMTGTPDAVRADRKVQEIYTGTGVPEVEHSRGEAAHAGAAPVLRFERVNAFYGKSHILHDATLDVREGEIVALLGRNGAGKSTLLKTLAGLVPLSSGEIEYAGADISRLPAPDIARAGIGYVPQGRGLFAGMTVRENLSLGRLARKTDGSNGVVWNEEQVLNYFPRLRERMDVAADYLSGGEQQMVAVARAMSGNVKLLLLDEPFEGLAPAVILELFKVFDQLRQHISIVIVEHNLDLVLALADRVFALERGAVFHQGPAGPLLTDLEYRKKILWL
- a CDS encoding tripartite tricarboxylate transporter substrate-binding protein, producing MRILMAAVISGVMILGAASAHAADGNMTIAVFTKNLTNPAYEAFRIAADQIARTTGAKVVHYVPKQPDNVAEQKAMVDQVIKDRPDAVIFIPVDDLAMIDSVKKLNDAKIPVVLVSNPLPGSFVTYVGADDFEIGYREARYLFDNMGGKGKIVVIEGTPAAPTNRERVRGYQRAFAESPGIEVLGSGVGNYQQPDARRVMEKLLAEHPQIDAVLSANDSMALGVLEALKAANRTAIVIGINGILPAVKQIETGAILATVDSTCSRSAAPRRGRRCVTSSASRCRTRCCCRPRSSTRPTSRRGWCRSISAPARNGARSRAEDSPAPVGLLLRTEVRYPASEQEKDWEGDQLMSASGICRALLVVCLALATSPMARAEEYPTRTIKMIVPTGAGGITDILARLVGKHISEQLGQPVIIDNRTGAGGTIGTRAVAQAEPDGYTLLMVFPSHAANPALYAKLPYDSEKDFAPISMVTRVSEILLVPNTSPAKSVRELVELARKEPLNYASVGVGSLAHLATELFLSKAGVKMTHIPYRSVPQAQQAVMSGEVAVFFDTPITALPQARAGTVRALGVSTAKRLAAAPDIPTIAEAGVDGYEVTGWNGVLAPANTPRPIIDKLNKTIVEALKTPEIEKLLMEQGIEPAGNSPEEFAALMHADIEKWIRVTREAGIQPQ